Proteins co-encoded in one Lates calcarifer isolate ASB-BC8 linkage group LG17, TLL_Latcal_v3, whole genome shotgun sequence genomic window:
- the lingo3a gene encoding leucine-rich repeat and immunoglobulin-like domain-containing nogo receptor-interacting protein 3a produces the protein MGVSLGPDVGWLLPFLFLLLMIMLSPAQSQGCPQRCECIPKLKTVSCYGKRLSALPDGIPLDTKILDLSGNKLRWVEHGDLLPYPRLEKLDLSENMISVLEPNAFSSLQNLQLLSLRGNQLKLVPMGAFSRLSNLTSLDLSGNKIVILLDFTFQDLKSLKNLEVGDNDLVYISNKAFLGLVGLRELTIERCNLTSVSSQSLSYLHNLVTLRLRYLSISALEDQNFRKLGNLRGLEIDHWPFLEYISPHSLQGLNLSWLSITHTNITSVPTSALRSLAHLTSLNLSYNPISVLESWALRDLVRLKELHLVNTNLAVVQPYALGGLRQIRLLNFSTNNLVTLEEGAFQSVNTLETLRLDGNPLACDCRLLWILQRRKTLNFDGASPVCMMPVEVQGRALNAFSDSALFDHFTCQKPKIRNRKLQQISAREGQVVSFICRAEGEPTPVIFWISPQRRRITTKSSGRLTVLPEGTLEIRYAQVTDSGTYICIASNAGGNDTYFATLTVSGLPLDAALMANRTYYAGDLNDTNLNDTRVFLKFTLDLKTILISTAMGCIMFLGVVLFCFILLFVWSRGRGQHKNNFSVEYSFRKVDGPAASGGQGGARKFNMKMI, from the coding sequence ATGGGGGTGAGTCTGGGCCCAGATGTAGGCTGGCTCCTGCCTTTCCTGTTCTTGCTACTGATGATCATGCTGTCACCTGCTCAGAGCCAAGGATGTCCCCAACGTTGTGAGTGCATTCCAAAGCTCAAGACTGTGTCCTGTTACGGTAAACGCCTGTCTGCTCTGCCAGACGGCATCCCACTGGACACCAAGATCCTGGATCTAAGTGGGAATAAACTTCGCTGGGTCGAGCATGGTGACTTGCTTCCATATCCGCGTCTTGAAAAGCTGGACCTGAGTGAGAACATGATTAGCGTCTTGGAACCAAATGCTTTTTCTAGCCTCCAGAACTTGCAGTTGCTTTCACTGAGGGGTAATCAGTTGAAACTAGTCCCCATGGGGGCTTTCTCACGTCTCTCCAACCTAACTTCACTGGACCTCAGTGGGAATAAGATTGTGATTCTTTTGGACTTTACTTTCCAAGACCTTAAAAGTCTAAAAAACCTGGAAGTCGGAGACAATGATCTGGTTTATATCTCCAACAAGGCCTTCCTGGGTTTAGTGGGGCTGAGGGAGCTGACCATTGAGAGATGCAACCTGACTTCTGTGTCCAGCCAATCTTTGTCTTACCTGCATAACCTGGTGACTCTGCGGCTCCGCTACCTCAGCATCTCTGCCCTAGAGGACCAGAACTTCCGGAAGCTGGGAAACCTGAGGGGGCTCGAGATCGATCACTGGCCCTTTTTGGAGTACATTTCCCCTCATAGCCTGCAGGGTCTTAACTTGTCATGGCTGTCTATTACGCACACCAACATCACCTCTGTGCCGACCTCCGCCCTGCGCAGTCTGGCTCACCTCACCAGCCTCAACCTCTCCTACAACCCCATCTCTGTGTTAGAGTCCTGGGCGCTGCGGGACCTTGTTAGGCTGAAGGAGCTGCATCTGGTCAACACTAACTTGGCAGTAGTGCAGCCATATGCGTTGGGTGGTCTACGGCAAATCCGCCTTCTTAACTTCTCCACTAACAACCTGGTGACCCTGGAGGAGGGAGCCTTTCAATCTGTCAACACTCTGGAGACGCTGCGTTTGGATGGAAACCCTCTGGCCTGCGACTGCCGCTTGCTCTGGATCCTTCAGCGCAGGAAGACCCTCAATTTTGACGGTGCCTCCCCAGTGTGTATGATGCCTGTTGAGGTGCAAGGGCGGGCTCTTAACGCTTTCTCTGACTCAGCTCTCTTTGACCACTTCACTTGCCAGAAGCCCAAAATCCGCAACAGGAAACTGCAGCAGATATCTGCCCGTGAGGGGCAGGTCGTGTCATTCATTTGCAGAGCAGAGGGTGAACCAACGCCAGTGATATTCTGGATCTCTCCTCAGCGCCGCCGCATCACCACAAAGAGCAGCGGCCGCTTAACTGTTCTACCAGAAGGCACACTAGAAATACGATATGCCCAGGTAACAGATAGTGGAACTTACATCTGTATAGCCAGCAATGCTGGTGGAAATGACACCTATTTTGCCACACTTACAGTTAGTGGGCTGCCGCTAGATGCAGCCCTCATGGCCAACCGTACTTACTATGCTGGGGACCTTAATGACACAAATCTAAATGATACTAGAGTCTTCTTGAAGTTTACTCTGGACCTCAAGACCATCCTCATATCCACAGCTATGGGCTGCATCATGTTCCTGGGTGTAGTCCTGTTCTGTTtcattctgctgtttgtgtggagTCGAGGGCGAGGGCAGCACAAGAACAATTTCTCAGTGGAATATTCCTTCAGAAAAGTGGATGGACCCGCTGCCAGCGGAGGACAGGGTGGGGCACGCAAGTTCAACATGAAAATGATTTGA